TGGTATATCTCAGTTAGATTCTCGATTCGAGCTAGCAGATAATTTCGACCTAGTTTTTTCTGACGATACTCGTTTTACCTGGCAAATTAAATCTGGCGTATCTATTCCAGTTAGTCGTAAATTAGATATTTTCGGACAGTTACGATATGTCGATCGCGCTGGAGATGATAAAAATGCATTTAATTATTTCGCGACTGAAATAGGCATTGATTTTCAATTTTAAATTAATAAATAAAAAAAGTTTATACTGATTTTTTGTAAAGATTTTTGTTTACTGTAATATTTTGTATTTTCTATTATTTATAATAAATAGTATATTTTAATACAATACAAACATCTATGGTATAGCCTAGAGTCTGTATTTAGTTTTCAGTGCTGTTTTAAAGGCAAATAGCTGCCATTAATCGATCTTTTAGCACGAAACAAGACAAGACAAGTTTTTTAGATAATTAAAAATTGTCCTTTTATTTTTTGATGAAAATTAGTGGCGGCTTCGGTAGCGCACTTATCGATCGAAAATTAATTGGGAGAATTAGCCATGAGTACTCATACTCATTCACATCATAGTTCAAATCACAATCATAATCATACTGAAACAAGCAAGTCTGCTGCCCCATTATTGACTGTTCCCGACTTCAATGGAGACGGTAATGTAGACAATGCCGATATCAGAGATATTATCGCTCGTTACGAAGCAGTAGAGGGAGACGAATTATATCATCCTTTATACGACACAAATATTAATGGAGAAATAGACAGCTATGACATAGAAAATGTAATCCATGCTCTAGGAGAAAATGTACCTCTTATAGACCAACAAATTGCCCAGGCGACTCAAGCCACCATGAAATATTATGGTGCCGACGGTCTGGAAAATGCGATCGCCAATGGCTATATACCTTTTACCCAAGAAGTAGAAGGTCACGGTATTCACTACTTTAACGCTTCTTTGGCTATTGAAATTGCAAATTCAAAAGAGTCAGATATTAAACGTCCTGTAGGTTTGAACTACGATTTTGACGGAAATCTTTTGGCTGTGTTTTATATACGTGTACCTAATACACAGGAAGTAACACCAGACAATCCTTTGGGAAATCTTATGGTTGACTCAGCAGATGATTTTCCGCCCTCTTCATTTAATACTCTAAATGCTGATGACTGGCATATCCATCAAAACTTTTGGATGACAGGACTTGGAAGTTTAAACTCCGAATCAGTATATGGATTTGAAGAAGGGGTACCTATCGAAGCAACAGTTTCACGCTTACAAAATGTTGATTTTAAACTATTCCCAGAATCAGATAAACTCTTTAGTGCTAAATTCTGGATGTTACACGGATGGTTTCATTCGTTAAATTCAGAGGGAACTTTTGCTAATACTGACCCTGATGTAGGCATTTATGCGCCAGAAGAATTAGGCGTACATGGCGGACATCATTCAGGAAGTACCGATCTAATTTCTGGAACCGATGCAGGGGAAAAACTATTAGGTACCGATCGAAACGAACGCTTCAATGGTTTTGACGGTGACGATATAATACGTGGTGGACTTGGGGATGATTCTATTTGGGGTGGTCATGGTGATGACATAATAAGAGGAGATCTAAACAAATCCTCCACAGGTGGCAACGACATGCTTTATGGAGGACCTGATAAGGATAAAATTTACGGACAAAAAGGAAGCGATCGCCTGTTTGGTGGTACGGAAGACGATAAAATTTACGGTGGAGCAGGAAACGATCTAATTAGAGGTGGTTTGGGAGACGATTGGTTAAGAGGTGGTAGTGGCAAAGATACTTTTGTTTTAGCTAAAGGTGAAGGTACCGATACTATTACCGATTTAAAAATCGATAAAGATACGATCGTACTCTATGGTGGTATTGCTAGCGAAGATTTGTCTATTAACCAAATGAATAGCAATACGGAAATCAGCTTTGCCGATCGAACTCTAGCAGTTTTAAAAGGTATCGATGCCGATAAATTAATCGCTGCTAGTAATGATGTCTTTATGGCTGTTTAGTCGTTGTTTAGATTTTTAGGCGATCGCCCGTCAACTTATTATTAGGAATTCTCTCGACCCACTTCATCCAAACTAGAATATAGAGCATTTTTAGCTGAATGTTGCGAACAGAGATAATCTACTTCTTCTTCCAGGCGATCGCAACAGTAACGCACTAAAGCCAGACCGTCTTCTCGATCTATTTCCCCTGTTGTCGTACTAAACTTATTTAATAGTTGAGCTTCAGTAGTAGTATATTCTCCCAATGCGGTTTTAAAGTGAGCCAGGCGATCGGAAAGCTCGCTACGATCGAAGCTAAATTCTACAATTGAATCGAGATAATCTCTAACTGCGGCATTGTTAACTCCTTCTGTTACCGCAGCGTAGAGTAACTCACCATTAAGATAGTCAAAATCGGGTACATTTAATTCATTGTCTTGTAATTTAAAAGTCTTAATGCCCTTTTTTGGTTTAACTGTCAAACCTTCACGGCGCAATCGATTAGCAGCTTCGGAAACTAAAGCCACGAGTGATAGTGTAAGTTCGGGATAGTTACTATCCATGCCTCTAAGTTCGACAGTGCCGACAGAATTGAGACGAATGGGATTCCACCCCGCAGTTAACAGTTCGCCGCCAGAGTCTAAAAACATTTCTCTAGGTACTCCAGCGCGATCCATTGCCTGTAGCCAACAATGGTAGCGATTGAATAGCTGTTCGCTTAGTTCTTCTGCTGTTTCTACATAGGGCAGCAAACCACCTACAGTTTGCATTTTAGTATACACACCCTGCCAGGCATAGCGATCGCTACCTCGGTAGTGAATGGTTCGCATGGCTTTTCCCGCTACTTTACCATCGTAAAAAGGACAGGCGCGGGATAAAGCAATTATTGCCGCATCAAAGGCAGTAGCCAGATTGTAAATATTTACCAGTAGCGATCGCGCTTCGGGAGAAGAATTGTAAGCAATACCAACTTTACGATCTACTACGTTGTCGGGTAGGTCTAAATGAACGTGAGTACCAGTACACTTGGCTGCATTGTCAAATCTTCCCTCTCCTACGGTACGTACTTGCAAATGATAGTTGGGTTTATTCCTCATTACTGGCGTGGTGTATAAAGGATAGGTAGATAGGGGATAAAGCCTTAGATCTAGCCGATCGGCTACTTTTAGCAAGATTTGTAGCAGGTCGAGATATTCTTGAGTTAATTCGCTAAGATTATTAACTGGAACGGTGTTAATTTCAATAATACTTTTGACAAACTCAGGGGCAAAACATTCTGTCTTACGGTTTTGCGATTCTGCTATTTCATGACAGAGTTGCAAAAATTCATCGGCGCGATTGGATAAAAAACCCTCGGTATCTACGATGAAAAATTCTTGTTCTAGACCGAGACGAGAGTTGTCAAGCTGCATATCGTTTATAGTAAAGTATTTTGTTTGAGATAGCGGTCGCCAGTTTTTAAATTTAGCAACTAGCTCGTTAAGTTACTTTAGATCGGCAATGCCAATTTCATTCAACTTAGAGAATAAATCTTAGACTTATCTAAATTTGTAGCAACTGCATCACTATGACAGTCAAACTCAATAAACCATAAAAGCGATCGATATATTTATACTAATTAGTTAGAGTCTTTATAGACTATTTTTTGCTGTTTTGGCACATTAGATATAATTTCGCTCACTCATATTTACCTCGATTATGGCTTTTGCATCTATCGTTCGTGCGGTTGAAAAATCGCCTTTAACTAGAGAATTAATCGCAAAACTAAACAAAAATCAATCTTTACTGCTTAACGGGATGCCGCGCTTACCTAAAGGCATAGTTAGCTCTAGTTTGGCACGGGCAGAAGACAAAAACTTATTGATAGTTTGTCCGACTCTGGAAGAAGCAGGGCGTTGGACGGCGCAATTAGAGGCAATGGGCTGGCAGACGGTAAATTTTTACCCTACTTCTGAAGCTTCTCCTTATGACCCTTTCGACCCCGAATCTGAAATAATTTGGGGACAGATGCAGGTGTTGTCAGTTATTGATGTCAAGTCAGAAAATAAAGAGCAACCATTAGCAATTATTGCTACAGAGCGATCGCTACAGCCCCATTTACCATCCCCAGATGTATTTCAAGCTTATTGTCTGACACTGCAAAGAGGCATGAGTTTAGAATCTAAGCAGTTAGACGAGTCTTTAGCCAAGTTAGGTTACGATCGCGTTCCTTTAGTAGAGACTGAAGGACAGTGGAGTAGACGGGGGGATATTGTCGATATTTTTCCCGTTTCGGCAGAATTACCCGTGCGCTTAGAATGGTTTGGAGACGAACTAGAACGCCTGCAAGAGTTCGATCCTGCTACCCAAAGATCTTTAGATAAGATCGAGCAATTATTATTAACGCCGACTTCTTTTGCCAATATTATTAGCGATCGCATTTTAGAAATTAATAAAAACATCGATGCTTATTTAACCGATGCCGAATTAGAAGCTTTTGCCGAAGGTATTACTCCTGAAGGAATGCGACGTTTTTTAGGATTTGCTTTTACCAAACCCGCCTCGATTTTAGATTATTTACCAGACAATACTTTAATTGCGATCGACGAAATCGAACAGTGTCAGGCACATAGCGATCGCTGGATTAAATTAGCCGAGGAACAGTGGCAGAGGATCGAACCAAACTTACCTAAAATTCACAGCGACTTTTTAGACTGCCTAGTTGATACCAAAAGCTTTTCCTGTATTTATCTTTCCGAAATTGCTGAAGAAAGTCCCCGTTTGCCAATAGCTAACCCCGATGCAGTATCGGTTCACAATCTCAATAGCCGTCCCATTCCCATTACCCCCCATCAGTTTGGCAAACTCGCGGCAATTCTTAGAGGCAAACAAGAAATCTATAGCCAGATGAATTTAGATAAATATCAAACCTGGCTGGTTTCAGCACAACCTTCCCGTTCTGTGGCACTACTGCAAGAACACGACTGCCCCGTACAGTTTATCTCCAATCCTCGCGACTTTCGGGCAATTGAAAAAGCCCAGATCCAAAATACTGCTGTCGCTTTGAAATATTCTGGTTTAGCAGAACTATCGGGCTTTATTTTACCTACCTTCCGTATCGTCGTCGTTACCGATAGGGAATTTTTCGGACAGCAAACTCTAGCTACTGCAAGTTACGTTCGCAAACGCCGCCGCGCCGCTTCTAAGAAAGTAGACATAAACAAATTACGCCCTGGTGATTATGTGGTTCACAAACATCACGGCATCGGTAAGTTTCTCAAACTCGAACCCCTATCACATAGAGAATATTTAGTAGTACAGTATGCCGATGGTACTTTGCGCGTTCCTGCAGACTCTTTAGATATGCTGTCGCGGTTTCGTCAGACGGGAAGCCGTCCGCCAGAACTCAATAAGATGGCAAACGCTTCTTGGTCGAAAACTAAAACTAAAGTCCGCAAATCGATTAAGAAACTGGCAGTAGATTTACTTAAACTCTACGCCAAACGTTCTAAGCAGTCTGGTTATGCCTATCCTCACGATAATCCCTGGCAACAAGAATTAGAAGACTCTTTCCCCTATCAACCCACACCAGATCAGCTAAAAGCCACTCAAGATATCAAAATAGATCTAGAGAGCGATCGCCCGATGGATCGTTTGGTATGTGGTGATGTCGGCTTTGGTAAAACCGAAGTAGCAATTCGGGCAATTTTTAAAGTGATTACTAGCGGCAACAAACAGGTGGCGTTTCTCGCCCCGACTACTATTCTTACCCAGCAGCACTATCACACCCTCAAAGAAAGATTTGCCCCCTATCCTATCAATGTTGGCTTGCTTAATCGTTTCCGCACTCCTGCCGAAAAAAAAGAAATTATGCAGCGTTTGGCGACAGGAGAATTAGATGTAGTAGTAGGTACGCACCAGCTATTAAATAAAGATGTCAAGTTTAAAAATCTGGGAATGCTGGTAATAGATGAAGAACAGCGTTTTGGAGTCAATCAAAAAGAAAAAATCAAAGCTTTTAAATCTCAGGTAGACGTTTTAACTCTCTCTGCCACACCCATTCCTCGTACCTTATATATGTCCCTATCGGGTATTCGGGAAATGAGCTTAATTACTACCCCTCCGCCATCTCGCCGCCCGATTAAAACCCATCTTTCCCCCTATAATCCTGAAGTAGTTCGCAACGCCATCCGCAACGAACTAGACAGAGGCGGACAGGTATTTTATGTCGTTCCCAGAGTCGAAGGCATCGAAGAAATTAGCGCGCAGCTAAGAGAAATGATACCAAGTGCCAGAATTGCGATCGCTCACGGACAGATGCCAGAATCGGAATTAGAGTCTACCATGCTGACTTTTAGCAACGGCGAAGCAGATATTCTCGTCTGTACCACCATCATCGAATCTGGTTTGGATATTCCCCGCGTCAATACAATTATTATTGAAGACTCACAAAAATTTGGTCTATCGCAACTATATCAGTTGAGAGGACGTGTTGGGCGATCGGGCATCCAGGCACACGCTTGGTTACTCTATCCAGGCAAACAAACCTTATCCGACACTGCCAGAAAAAGACTCAGGGCATTACAAGAATTTTCGCAATTGGGTTCGGGCTATCAACTAGCTACTAGAGATATGGAAATACGCGGTGTTGGTAACTTATTAGGTGCAGAACAGTCGGGGCAAATGACCACTGTAGGTTTCGATCTCTATATGGAAATGTTGCAAGAAGCCATCCAGGAAATTCAGGGACAAGAAATACCCAAAGTCGAAGATACCCAAGTCGATCTCAAACTAACTTCCTTTATTCCTGCCAACTACATTCCCGATACCGACCAAAAAATGGATGCCTATCGGGCAGTCGCTACCGCCACCTCTAAAAAAGAACTACTGCAAATTGCTGCCGAATGGGAAGATCGCTACGGTAGCATTCCCGCCCCAACTCAACAGCTAATCCAGGTAATGGAACTCAAACAAATTGCCAAAGCGATCGGTTTTTCGCGCATTAAACCAGAAGGACAGCAAAACATCGTCTTAGAAACCCCAATGGCAGAACCCGCCTGGAATCTCTTGGCTGAAAACATTCCCCCGCATTTAAAATCGCGCTTTGTCTACGCACCCAAAAAAGTCATCGTGCGCGGTTTGGGTGTGGTTAAACCGCAAAGACAGTTAGATAACTTAATTGAATGGTTAGGAGCGATTCATAAGGGTTTGCCAGAGTTGGAATTGGTTTAATTTAAACCGAGACTAAGAAAAGAAAATATATTTATTAATTCGTACAAAGCAATTTAAAAAACTGATAAACAAAATGGAAAGTACAGAAGAATATCGCAAATTAATTTTGAATATTCTTAAAGGATTTATTAAAACTCCATACCAATATCAAAATGTTACTTCCAAATTGATGATTAGCGAGGATCTTAATAATTATTTGATTATGATTTGGGGAATACATGATACTGTACCAATTCATAAATGTATTGTTCATGTTGAAATTTGTAATGGAAAAATTTGTATACGTCGCCAACATAAAAGATATGACGTTTATGCCAAAATACCCTACACTATCCCCCAACATGACTATGAATTATGTGATTACGCTTGTCGAGAAGATATAGATTTTGCAATAAGTCTCGAAAAAATATACCAGTTTCATCAAACTTTGTTTGTATTTAAAACTGCACCAGAATCTGATTATGGACAGCCATCAATAAAAACAAATGCTACGTCAGCAGAATTAATAAAATTAGCTAGTGTTGGTCACGATTTTATTAATAACAAAATAGCACAACATCCTAATACACCGCCCGAACTATTAATCAAACTTTTTTCCAAGTTTCCCGTACAAGTACTGACCAACAGTAATTTAGATTTAATAATAATAGAAAACCAGAATTTTTTAGAACAACTATATGAATCTTTTCCTAATTGTTTTTATCAAAAATATATAGATATACCTACATTTTTTATTGAATGGGCTGCTAATCACCTACGCAAAGACATACGTGCAAAA
This DNA window, taken from Myxosarcina sp. GI1, encodes the following:
- a CDS encoding dockerin type I domain-containing protein, encoding MSTHTHSHHSSNHNHNHTETSKSAAPLLTVPDFNGDGNVDNADIRDIIARYEAVEGDELYHPLYDTNINGEIDSYDIENVIHALGENVPLIDQQIAQATQATMKYYGADGLENAIANGYIPFTQEVEGHGIHYFNASLAIEIANSKESDIKRPVGLNYDFDGNLLAVFYIRVPNTQEVTPDNPLGNLMVDSADDFPPSSFNTLNADDWHIHQNFWMTGLGSLNSESVYGFEEGVPIEATVSRLQNVDFKLFPESDKLFSAKFWMLHGWFHSLNSEGTFANTDPDVGIYAPEELGVHGGHHSGSTDLISGTDAGEKLLGTDRNERFNGFDGDDIIRGGLGDDSIWGGHGDDIIRGDLNKSSTGGNDMLYGGPDKDKIYGQKGSDRLFGGTEDDKIYGGAGNDLIRGGLGDDWLRGGSGKDTFVLAKGEGTDTITDLKIDKDTIVLYGGIASEDLSINQMNSNTEISFADRTLAVLKGIDADKLIAASNDVFMAV
- a CDS encoding element excision factor XisI family protein: MESTEEYRKLILNILKGFIKTPYQYQNVTSKLMISEDLNNYLIMIWGIHDTVPIHKCIVHVEICNGKICIRRQHKRYDVYAKIPYTIPQHDYELCDYACREDIDFAISLEKIYQFHQTLFVFKTAPESDYGQPSIKTNATSAELIKLASVGHDFINNKIAQHPNTPPELLIKLFSKFPVQVLTNSNLDLIIIENQNFLEQLYESFPNCFYQKYIDIPTFFIEWAANHLRKDIRAKVASSYQIPDLLLKKLINDDSCEIINNLYINSSIKGEIKKQIEKKRSQFIDSCQKRKNKECECNGEYLPF
- the mfd gene encoding transcription-repair coupling factor, translating into MAFASIVRAVEKSPLTRELIAKLNKNQSLLLNGMPRLPKGIVSSSLARAEDKNLLIVCPTLEEAGRWTAQLEAMGWQTVNFYPTSEASPYDPFDPESEIIWGQMQVLSVIDVKSENKEQPLAIIATERSLQPHLPSPDVFQAYCLTLQRGMSLESKQLDESLAKLGYDRVPLVETEGQWSRRGDIVDIFPVSAELPVRLEWFGDELERLQEFDPATQRSLDKIEQLLLTPTSFANIISDRILEINKNIDAYLTDAELEAFAEGITPEGMRRFLGFAFTKPASILDYLPDNTLIAIDEIEQCQAHSDRWIKLAEEQWQRIEPNLPKIHSDFLDCLVDTKSFSCIYLSEIAEESPRLPIANPDAVSVHNLNSRPIPITPHQFGKLAAILRGKQEIYSQMNLDKYQTWLVSAQPSRSVALLQEHDCPVQFISNPRDFRAIEKAQIQNTAVALKYSGLAELSGFILPTFRIVVVTDREFFGQQTLATASYVRKRRRAASKKVDINKLRPGDYVVHKHHGIGKFLKLEPLSHREYLVVQYADGTLRVPADSLDMLSRFRQTGSRPPELNKMANASWSKTKTKVRKSIKKLAVDLLKLYAKRSKQSGYAYPHDNPWQQELEDSFPYQPTPDQLKATQDIKIDLESDRPMDRLVCGDVGFGKTEVAIRAIFKVITSGNKQVAFLAPTTILTQQHYHTLKERFAPYPINVGLLNRFRTPAEKKEIMQRLATGELDVVVGTHQLLNKDVKFKNLGMLVIDEEQRFGVNQKEKIKAFKSQVDVLTLSATPIPRTLYMSLSGIREMSLITTPPPSRRPIKTHLSPYNPEVVRNAIRNELDRGGQVFYVVPRVEGIEEISAQLREMIPSARIAIAHGQMPESELESTMLTFSNGEADILVCTTIIESGLDIPRVNTIIIEDSQKFGLSQLYQLRGRVGRSGIQAHAWLLYPGKQTLSDTARKRLRALQEFSQLGSGYQLATRDMEIRGVGNLLGAEQSGQMTTVGFDLYMEMLQEAIQEIQGQEIPKVEDTQVDLKLTSFIPANYIPDTDQKMDAYRAVATATSKKELLQIAAEWEDRYGSIPAPTQQLIQVMELKQIAKAIGFSRIKPEGQQNIVLETPMAEPAWNLLAENIPPHLKSRFVYAPKKVIVRGLGVVKPQRQLDNLIEWLGAIHKGLPELELV
- a CDS encoding glutamate-cysteine ligase family protein → MQLDNSRLGLEQEFFIVDTEGFLSNRADEFLQLCHEIAESQNRKTECFAPEFVKSIIEINTVPVNNLSELTQEYLDLLQILLKVADRLDLRLYPLSTYPLYTTPVMRNKPNYHLQVRTVGEGRFDNAAKCTGTHVHLDLPDNVVDRKVGIAYNSSPEARSLLVNIYNLATAFDAAIIALSRACPFYDGKVAGKAMRTIHYRGSDRYAWQGVYTKMQTVGGLLPYVETAEELSEQLFNRYHCWLQAMDRAGVPREMFLDSGGELLTAGWNPIRLNSVGTVELRGMDSNYPELTLSLVALVSEAANRLRREGLTVKPKKGIKTFKLQDNELNVPDFDYLNGELLYAAVTEGVNNAAVRDYLDSIVEFSFDRSELSDRLAHFKTALGEYTTTEAQLLNKFSTTTGEIDREDGLALVRYCCDRLEEEVDYLCSQHSAKNALYSSLDEVGRENS